A genomic window from Candidatus Andeanibacterium colombiense includes:
- a CDS encoding NAD(P)/FAD-dependent oxidoreductase, whose product MTIENLGKTTLYQEAVHQDSPRELDVVIVGAGFAGLYMLHRLRLSNRTAIAIDRGSDVGGTWYWNRYPGARCDVESYQYSYGFSEELDQDWVWTERFAPQTEILSYAQHVADRFDLRRDIRFNRTVESAVFDEAEDLWTVTTHQGDVFRARYCIMATGNLSDVKLPDIAGIGNFAGESYHTGAWPHHPVDFTGKKVGVIGTGSSGIQCIPEIAKQADHLTVFQRTANYSVPACNRVLAEEEIAAIKADYPNMRALVHRTRTGTILPRSRGPLGNFAPAEIEQEFEARWDGEKGGGSSFIAAFDDLLTSLEANAPAVDFVRGKISSIVEDPQVAEDLTPQGYPLGAKRLVCDTGYFATYNRPNVTLVNLRRTPITRVWSDGIETGDVFHRLDALIYATGYDAGTGALNRIDIRGVGGRSLKEKWSAGPKCYLGLMVAGFPSLFVITGPGSPSVLSNVLPSIEFHVEWIDRCLTDLEGRRIEATEAAEDDWAEHVRQCAEQTIMTKADNWYLGANIPGKPRVFFAYAGGVPNYEKKCNAVAQAGYEGFRILEKAACA is encoded by the coding sequence ATGACTATTGAGAACTTAGGAAAGACGACCTTGTATCAGGAAGCGGTCCACCAGGACTCCCCGCGTGAGCTGGATGTCGTTATCGTCGGAGCGGGCTTCGCCGGCCTTTACATGTTGCATCGGCTGCGCCTCTCGAACCGCACCGCCATCGCGATCGATCGCGGATCCGACGTCGGCGGCACGTGGTACTGGAACCGCTATCCCGGCGCGCGCTGCGACGTCGAAAGCTATCAGTATTCATACGGTTTTTCGGAAGAGCTCGATCAGGACTGGGTCTGGACGGAACGCTTCGCACCTCAGACCGAAATCCTTTCCTATGCGCAGCACGTCGCGGACCGGTTCGACCTCCGCCGCGACATCCGCTTCAATCGCACGGTCGAGAGCGCGGTGTTCGACGAGGCCGAAGACCTCTGGACCGTCACGACGCATCAGGGCGATGTGTTCCGCGCACGTTATTGCATAATGGCCACCGGCAATCTGTCCGATGTGAAGCTTCCCGACATCGCCGGGATCGGGAACTTCGCCGGCGAATCCTACCACACCGGGGCCTGGCCGCATCACCCGGTCGATTTCACCGGAAAGAAGGTCGGCGTGATCGGTACCGGATCTTCGGGCATTCAATGCATTCCGGAGATCGCAAAACAGGCGGACCACCTCACGGTCTTCCAGCGGACCGCGAATTACAGCGTACCGGCGTGCAATCGCGTGCTGGCGGAAGAGGAAATCGCGGCGATCAAAGCGGATTATCCGAACATGCGCGCGCTGGTCCATCGGACCCGCACCGGCACGATTCTCCCACGCAGCCGGGGGCCGCTCGGCAATTTCGCCCCCGCCGAAATCGAACAGGAATTCGAGGCGCGCTGGGATGGGGAAAAAGGCGGCGGGTCGAGCTTCATTGCCGCATTCGACGACCTGCTGACGTCGCTGGAGGCGAATGCGCCGGCGGTCGATTTCGTTCGCGGAAAGATCTCCTCGATCGTCGAAGACCCGCAAGTCGCCGAAGACCTCACGCCGCAGGGCTATCCGCTCGGGGCAAAGCGGTTGGTCTGCGACACCGGTTATTTCGCGACCTACAACCGGCCGAATGTGACACTGGTCAATCTGCGCCGCACGCCGATCACGCGTGTGTGGTCGGACGGGATCGAGACGGGCGATGTCTTTCACCGCCTCGACGCCCTGATTTATGCCACCGGATACGACGCCGGAACCGGCGCGCTCAATCGGATCGACATCCGCGGAGTGGGCGGGCGATCCTTGAAGGAAAAGTGGAGCGCGGGCCCGAAATGCTATCTCGGCCTGATGGTCGCCGGATTTCCCAGCCTGTTCGTCATCACGGGCCCCGGCAGCCCGTCGGTGCTGAGCAATGTGTTGCCGTCGATCGAATTTCACGTCGAATGGATCGACCGGTGCCTCACCGATCTTGAAGGACGCCGCATCGAAGCGACCGAAGCGGCGGAGGACGATTGGGCCGAACATGTGCGGCAATGCGCCGAACAGACCATCATGACCAAGGCCGACAATTGGTATCTCGGCGCCAATATCCCGGGCAAGCCGCGGGTGTTCTTCGCCTATGCCGGCGGCGTCCCCAACTATGAGAAAAAATGCAACGCGGTCGCGCAAGCCGGCTACGAGGGTTTCAGAATCCTCGAGAAGGCAGCCTGCGCCTGA
- a CDS encoding carboxymuconolactone decarboxylase family protein encodes MVDSADIDAFSDVHGGSAKFWRSLQTRWPEFFSAYAGLADVPRRRGALSVKTRELVLLAVNAAVTHLNQGAMRDHIRAALREGASADEIAEVLQLVSVLGIHAISIGFPAVLDIAVQAGREQELPPAEMDSRQLELKDSFTRTRGYWNPFWEQALRLDPALFEAYFAYSSVPWNHGVLEPKVKEFVYVAIDASTTHMFDDGTRGHMANAFEQGATVDEILEVLELCVPLGIQSVTIGLPILDEELERFDRETGTGR; translated from the coding sequence ATGGTGGATAGTGCGGACATCGACGCATTCAGCGATGTTCACGGCGGCAGTGCGAAGTTCTGGCGCTCGCTCCAGACCCGCTGGCCGGAATTCTTTTCCGCTTATGCAGGGCTGGCCGATGTGCCGCGGCGGCGCGGCGCGCTGTCGGTGAAGACGCGCGAGCTGGTGCTGCTCGCCGTGAATGCCGCGGTGACCCATCTCAACCAGGGCGCGATGCGCGATCATATTCGAGCTGCGCTGCGCGAAGGCGCGAGCGCGGACGAAATCGCGGAGGTGCTGCAACTCGTCTCCGTGCTGGGCATCCATGCGATTTCGATCGGCTTTCCGGCAGTACTCGACATCGCGGTGCAGGCGGGCCGTGAACAGGAGCTTCCGCCGGCCGAGATGGATTCGCGTCAGCTCGAATTGAAGGACAGCTTCACCCGCACCCGTGGCTACTGGAATCCATTCTGGGAACAGGCCCTGCGGCTCGATCCGGCGCTGTTCGAAGCATACTTCGCTTATTCGAGCGTGCCCTGGAATCACGGCGTGCTCGAGCCGAAGGTGAAAGAGTTCGTCTACGTCGCGATCGATGCATCGACGACCCATATGTTCGACGATGGCACCCGGGGGCATATGGCCAACGCCTTCGAACAAGGCGCAACCGTCGATGAGATTCTCGAGGTTCTCGAATTATGCGTGCCGCTCGGCATCCAGTCGGTGACGATCGGGCTGCCGATCCTCGACGAGGAACTCGAACGGTTCGACCGCGAAACGGGAACGGGCCGATGA
- a CDS encoding TetR/AcrR family transcriptional regulator — translation MREEVADFKRASILKEAARQFYVKGYDGTRIDEIAASLGVTKPFIYYHFKNKTEILDEICIEATAISGETLEATIADHATVTGQLRAAVRELVLQVVANQTGIAICFREEKYISPEARQRLEANRRHYDGLLTDLLVRANREKVIAVQDPQIATQVLTGAITWSFVWYREGGRLKPDEVADNVLDLTMAMLNAKG, via the coding sequence ATGCGGGAAGAAGTTGCCGATTTCAAACGCGCTTCCATACTCAAGGAAGCGGCGAGGCAATTCTACGTCAAGGGCTATGACGGCACCCGGATAGACGAGATCGCGGCGAGCCTGGGCGTCACCAAGCCCTTCATCTACTATCACTTCAAGAACAAGACCGAGATCCTCGACGAAATCTGCATCGAAGCGACCGCGATCTCGGGAGAGACACTGGAAGCGACGATCGCGGATCACGCCACCGTGACCGGCCAGCTCAGGGCGGCGGTGCGCGAACTGGTCTTGCAGGTGGTGGCCAACCAGACCGGCATCGCGATCTGCTTCCGCGAGGAGAAGTACATTTCCCCCGAAGCGCGCCAGCGCCTCGAGGCGAACCGCCGCCACTACGACGGCCTGCTGACGGACCTTCTGGTCCGCGCCAATCGCGAGAAGGTGATCGCGGTGCAGGATCCGCAGATCGCGACCCAGGTCCTCACCGGCGCAATCACCTGGAGCTTCGTGTGGTACCGCGAAGGCGGGCGTCTGAAGCCGGACGAGGTCGCCGACAATGTGCTCGATCTGACGATGGCGATGCTGAACGCGAAAGGCTGA
- a CDS encoding SDR family NAD(P)-dependent oxidoreductase codes for MKGQTAVVSGGAQGIGLATVELLARQGYTVIALDLNPAVVEVAAALADEGLPVEGRVANMTERESIRGSIADLAAIHVVVCAAGILRPKPIDQQTDEDFALTFDVNVYGVFRLAQEALARIPEGGRIVMLASRGVLGGRNNVAYASSKAAVVGMVRSMAMDLRERLITVNAVAPGFTDTPMIQAFGEEGIKAASALEARGRPAKPSEIAPAIAFLASPDASFITGQTLFVDGGKSLGGLAGAV; via the coding sequence GTGAAAGGCCAGACCGCAGTCGTTTCGGGAGGCGCCCAGGGCATCGGGCTGGCTACCGTCGAATTGCTTGCCCGGCAGGGCTATACGGTGATCGCGCTGGACCTCAATCCGGCCGTGGTCGAGGTCGCGGCCGCCCTCGCCGATGAGGGCCTGCCGGTCGAGGGACGGGTCGCGAACATGACCGAGCGCGAAAGCATTCGCGGCTCGATCGCGGACCTCGCGGCGATCCACGTCGTGGTCTGTGCTGCGGGCATACTCAGGCCCAAGCCGATCGACCAGCAGACCGACGAGGACTTCGCGCTGACCTTCGACGTCAATGTCTACGGCGTCTTCAGGCTCGCGCAGGAAGCGCTTGCGCGCATCCCCGAAGGTGGGCGCATTGTGATGCTGGCGTCGCGCGGGGTCCTGGGCGGGCGGAACAATGTCGCCTATGCGTCTTCCAAGGCCGCGGTGGTCGGCATGGTCCGTTCGATGGCGATGGACCTGCGCGAGCGGCTCATAACCGTGAACGCGGTCGCGCCGGGCTTCACCGACACTCCGATGATCCAGGCATTCGGAGAGGAAGGGATCAAGGCCGCTTCGGCGCTCGAGGCGCGCGGCCGCCCCGCCAAGCCGTCCGAGATCGCGCCCGCGATCGCTTTTCTCGCCTCGCCGGACGCCTCCTTCATCACCGGCCAGACCTTGTTCGTCGATGGCGGCAAGTCGCTGGGGGGACTGGCCGGAGCCGTCTGA